Proteins found in one Crassostrea angulata isolate pt1a10 chromosome 3, ASM2561291v2, whole genome shotgun sequence genomic segment:
- the LOC128175753 gene encoding proline-rich transmembrane protein 1-like: MDNQAYKHPYGQNVPPPGYAPQYPQQMHQSSSNVTVVTAGGFQPAPVIVTPPERDWTVPAVMVTLCCFFPTGICAIIAAVNARSQFLAGDTEGARSSNAWARGLTFASIGFGVAWIGVVIALYIWVWSVATSLNGY; this comes from the exons ATGGACAACCAAGCTT acaAACACCCTTACGGCCAGAATGTACCACCCCCGGGGTATGCGCCTCAGTACCCACAGCAGATGCATCAAAGCTCGTCCAACGTGACTGTCGTA ACGGCCGGTGGGTTTCAGCCAGCACCAGTTATCGTTACTCCCCCAGAGCGTGACTGGACGGTTCCCGCCGTTATGGTCACTCTGTGCTGCTTCTTCCCGACAGGAATCTGCGCCATCATTGCTGCTGTCAAC GCAAGGAGCCAGTTTCTCGCGGGTGACACTGAGGGGGCAAGGTCTAGTAACGCCTGGGCCAGGGGTCTGACCTTCGCCTCGATAGGGTTTGGAGTCGCGTGGATTGGCGTTGTCATAGCATTGTACATATGGGTGTGGTCCGTGGCGACGTCATTGAATGGCTATTAG